Proteins from a single region of Bacillales bacterium:
- a CDS encoding Ger(x)C family spore germination protein, whose translation MKKTYAMILFSALVLLTGCWDQRYFKDVKLGMASSMDVAAGGKMRLTVSIPTVQKFAQGLGTEKIQIVSTVASTPRKARMKIDRIVAKNFDAAKMRVFLIGEKMAKKGIYPLLDVLYRDPSNPLDAKIAVMKGKGQAGINLSPPGESRISEYLRDLLDSAERSTLLPKGNDIQAVSGNLVGKGKDDVLPYLVLNQQKGIITVSGVALFNRDYYTGKHLTPEQATLLILMSGKHGRIARITKKMYDFNKQPVKNFITIDVKKVKSNLQLKVESPTDISAFLNMTLVVRTVEFPIDHLHSKNIVEQLNEKLSKKITKDANQVISKLQEANCDYFGLGRQMIAFHPDIWNQIDWNKRYPKIDFKSKVRVNIVQHGIID comes from the coding sequence ATGAAAAAAACATACGCAATGATCTTGTTCAGCGCGTTGGTATTGTTGACGGGTTGTTGGGACCAGAGGTATTTCAAAGATGTCAAGTTGGGCATGGCCTCGAGCATGGACGTCGCCGCAGGGGGAAAAATGCGCTTGACGGTGTCGATCCCTACGGTTCAAAAATTCGCACAAGGACTCGGTACCGAAAAAATTCAAATCGTCTCGACCGTGGCGTCGACTCCGAGAAAAGCGCGCATGAAAATCGACCGCATCGTTGCGAAAAACTTCGACGCAGCCAAAATGCGCGTGTTTTTAATTGGTGAAAAAATGGCGAAAAAAGGGATCTATCCGTTGCTTGATGTTCTATACAGGGATCCGTCCAACCCGTTGGACGCAAAAATCGCGGTCATGAAGGGAAAAGGGCAAGCAGGAATCAACTTATCACCGCCCGGAGAATCACGCATCAGCGAATACTTGCGGGATTTGCTTGATTCGGCGGAACGATCGACACTGCTTCCAAAGGGAAACGACATTCAAGCCGTTTCCGGTAACTTGGTCGGCAAAGGGAAGGACGACGTACTTCCCTACCTTGTCCTAAATCAACAAAAAGGAATTATCACCGTTTCCGGTGTGGCCTTGTTTAACCGAGATTATTATACAGGGAAACATTTGACCCCGGAACAAGCGACGTTGTTGATCTTGATGAGCGGCAAACACGGTCGAATCGCGAGAATCACGAAAAAAATGTACGACTTTAACAAACAACCGGTGAAAAACTTCATTACGATCGACGTGAAAAAAGTAAAAAGCAACCTTCAATTAAAAGTGGAATCCCCTACGGATATCTCCGCTTTCTTGAATATGACATTAGTGGTCCGAACGGTCGAGTTTCCAATTGATCATTTGCATTCGAAAAACATCGTGGAACAATTGAACGAAAAGTTATCGAAAAAAATTACGAAAGACGCGAACCAAGTCATTTCGAAGCTTCAAGAAGCCAATTGCGATTATTTCGGCCTCGGCCGGCAAATGATCGCCTTCCATCCGGACATATGGAACCAAATTGATTGGAACAAAAGATATCCGAAGATTGATTTCAAGAGCAAAGTCAGAGTCAATATTGTCCAGCACGGCATCATTGACTAG